A region of the Candidatus Bathyarchaeum sp. genome:
AGTTTCAATCCTTGTTATAATGGATTTCAGTCTTTGATAGCACATTTTTTCCGCTTATTTTGGTGTTTTAGGCAGTTTTTGGGATTATTTAATGGCCATATTTTTCATCACCTGTTTTTATTGAACTGCTTATAAATAAATGCATAAATTACACAATAAATGTGTTTGTGGTTTGTTCTTTCAGATTCTGTAAAGTCTTCCGGTTGATTGAGCCTCTTTGAAAGGCTGTAAAGGAGCGGTTGATGGATTCCATGAAGAGCCTATGCTACGTCAGGAAGAGTGGTAACATTTAGTTTCTAGGTGATTAGCAACGAAAATCTTTTGACTGTAGAAAGCATCTTTAGTATCGTTTAATGTTTGGGTGAATTTATTGCCAGGATCTCTCAAAGAAACAAAAAATAAGATTGTTGCTTTTGCTGAAAACAATAACTTGAATCTATTTCATGGCCATATTTCAGGGGATAACAAACTAGTTTGGGATTCGACTAAAAATGATTGAAACTCTCAGTGGTATCTTTACATTATTGGGCACTGCCTCTTTCATTATTATAATTGGATTAATTTGTATCCGCTTGAATCTGTTCAAATCATCAACTCAAAAAAACAATATGACCCAAAAGCTTGTAATTGCAGTTGTTTTTGGCATCCTTGCTATCTATGGAACCGTAATGGGCACCGAAACCAGTGGAGCAATAGTAAACGTAAGAGAATTAGCAGCAATGATTGCAGGCGTTGTAGGCGGACCAATTTCAGGATTAATCGCAGGCTTGATCGGCGGCATCCACAGATACACAGTAGGCGGCTTCACCGCATTAGCATGCTCAACATCCACTATCCTCATCGGCGTAATCTCTGGACTTGCTACAAAATGGATAACCAAAAAAACATACTTGTTGAAAGGTGCAGTTCTTGGTTTAGCGTTAGAATCATTCGCAATGACCTTGATTTTAGTATTAGCATCACCCTTCACTCAAGCAGTAACTACAGTAGAACAAATCGCAATCCCAATGATTGCCGCAAACGCTATAGGTCTTGTTTTATGGTTGTTCGTGACAAACCAAAAAAAATCTGTATGACGTCCATATGATATGCCTTAAATTACTTTAATTTCTAAATTGCTTCAGAAAATGGGCTGCATCAAACGTTTTTCTTTTCTTTCGAATTGCATATTTGTAGCCTAATAGACGTTCATTGTTGAAAACTAGGTTTTTCCAGAAAGAAGCACTAGAACAACCTAAACAATTGTTACTCATTTTTGTACCCCCGAAGACCCCATTAATTTAATTCACAACCATACCGCAACAATACAACATCTCATTTAGCACCAAACAAACACAAAAAGCAGACACAGAGAGACAACAAAAGCTAATAGAATCAACACCAAACATGGCGTTCCATAATGTAGACGTTTTAATTTTTAGATAATGCCAACAAACAAATCCAAACAATAATAACAAAAAGTCATCTAAATGTAATCGCTTCTATTTTTTGTGTCTAGCCACATCATAACATTCTTTATTTTCTCCACAACGACAACAAATACGGACGTCATTAGGCAAAACGTTATGAACGTCATCCTTAGTTAAACAATCTCTACAAACCCATCTTGTCCTCAACAACATTCACCACATATTTATTAAGACCATAATTTATTTCAACATGACTAAAGTAAACACAACGTATAAAGCAACTGCAAAAAACATCATGAATTCATCATTTTTTAATTTCAATGCACCTGAGTCTTTGCAAACCCAGTTTCTTCAATAGCTTTTTCCTAATTCGCGTCCACAATTCAAGCATTTGAGGGGCATACGATACCAACAAACAAGACACAAAGTTAAGCCACACTGCTTACAGGTCCAAGTATACGTTTGAGGATGAACCTTGTAACATAAATCACACTCAACAAGAATTGTGCCCGGAATTCTTCTCATGCCCCAAATGTACAACCCACTTCTAATTTGAGCATAACGCCACAAAATACAACAACAAAGCACAGAGAGTTAAAACAAACAAATCATGCCTAAACAATAAAGTGTATAACAACTATTGGAAAAACTGACTTCCCAAGCGTTAATGTTGCTGGCGATTCAAGTAGAGGAGTAAATCAATCTCCCCCTTACAAGCCCAATTTCAACCGTCTTTGATGAATCCGCATTTTCCATTCTCGATAACATTCCCAAATTTCCATCATGGATTCCCCAACTGATTGCTCTGGTGGCAGAAGTAACGGTAACTGTGATTTATAGGCAAAGATTACACAAACAAAAGCACAAAAGAAAGAAATTGTAAAAAGGTTCACTTATTTGCTTATTCAGGTTCTGCTTCTTTCCTTGGCTCGACCAGCAATTTCTATAACTTTGGGTATAAGGGTTAAAATTTAACCAAAAAATATTTGAAATTTAACAAAATGTTGACACGGCAACCATTTTGAAAAGACAATAGAAGTAGTTGTTTTTTGTTACAGGTAAAAAACAACAACTACTAGTTTAAAGAAAGCCTCAAAAAATGTTGAGCAGTTGAACAAGATTTTGCAAAGCTCAAGTTTTGTTGTTGACCCCCCCTACCCCCCAACAACAACAATTTGTTTAACTTTAAGTGTTAGAGTTAGTTTAGCATCAAATGATATTTTAATTATTAGAATTGTATTGTTGCAAACATGAAACAACTTTTGAAAGTTGAAAACAAAGACTTTATTTAATCTCTCCAAATCCGTTTTTCTTTTTAAAAACCACTATGACGAAAACAAATCCTAAAAACAAAGGCAAAACAATCCATGAAGAAAACGCGGGGATTAAATCATTCTCTGAAATTAGAGGAGCATTTGGATTTGACAAAAGTGATGACCAAGGTTCGGGTAACGTCGTAACCTTATCAGAAACCGTTGGTTGATTCAACAAGGGATGATTGTCCACGTTTGTGTCCCCAAGCAAGTAGGGAGTGTCTCCGGTTCCCGACTCTGCTAGTTCAGATGCGTTCGGATAAAGGGTCAGGTAATCATCCCAGTAATTTCCTTCATTTCCATCATCAAAAGAGTTAGTGCCTTCCACGTCCCAGTTGGTTCCAAAGTTTTTTGAGTTGTTCACAAAAATATTGCGAAGAAAAAGATTATTCTCTGCAACCAAATGATTGCCACCTAAAGCCAAACCATATCCATCATGATCAATTCCCACTCCAGTATTTTGAACAATATTTCCAAAAAAGACGTTGTATGACCCGTCCCCCATGAGAATGCCCCATAGGCCACAGTTTTCTATTTTGTTTCCCGCAAAAAGATTGTAAGAACACTTTTTGGGGGCACTAGTTATCGAAGAACCTATCCATAAGCCCATGTTAGCTCCAGATAAGGTGTTATTTACGATGATGTTCGAGTAAGCGTTTTCAAGGTCAAAGGTGTTCAGAGAGTTGTCAAATATGGTGCTGTTAGAACAAACCAATACGAGACTGCCAATGTTGCCTGCAATCAGATTGTGAAAACCGCTCACTTGAAGACCGATACGTGTGTTGTTGGCCACTACTATGTCTGAACCCCCAAGGATACAGGAACCTGAAACATTTTCTTTAATCTGTAACCTGTCACCCTGGCCAAGAATGGCCCTTGTTCCGCCCATGAGGGTAAAACCTGAAACCGTGACGTCACTAGAGTTAATGTACACCCCAAATGTGATAGGCGGGATGAAATTCACCAGTTGGCTTTTCAAATTTGCTTGTTGTAAATCAAGTTGTGTTGCTGTATCGGATTTCAAAAATGAGTATTTAGTAGATGCTGTTTTTTCTGAATTTGTGTTTTTGACAAATGTTAAAGCGGGGGATAATTCTTCTAATGTTGTACCCCCAACTATGATTGTGCTTTCGGCGTCTTCTCCTTTCAGGGTTATCGGCTTGTTAAGGGCTATTCCGCCGGCATAATTTCCCGTTCTTACAAAAACAGTATCACCAGGGAACGCATTGTCAACGGCTTCAGCTATTGTCTGATAATCATCTGGAACAACAATAGTATTTGGTTGTGCGTTTACTTTGAATTGAAAAAACAAACAAAGAGACAAAAAAAGTAATAGAACAACTTTTGATTTGAATCTTCTCATTTCATTCCCATATAAAATTAGGGTAGAAAGCGATGAAAAGCATTTTTGTCAAGAAAGTTTGACTAAATGCGTGTGAGTTTTTGTTAGTATAAACAAGTACCCAACTGAGAGGTTATAGAAAAGAAAAAAACAGATAAAAAAAGAAAAAAGGTTAAGAGTTAATCCCAAACCTAAACATATGCACCTTGCATAGCACATAAAAATTGATTACTGCAGCTTGTTGCCGCAGCTTCCACAGAACTTGTTTGTAGACAAATTCTCTGCCTTACATTTTGGGCATTTTATTTTCTCGGGTTTCATTGGTGAACCGCAGTTTCCGCAGAACTTCATTGTTTCAGGCATTGCTGCGCCACATTTTGGACAAATGATTTTGGCTGCAGGGGCAAGGCTTTTTCCACAGTTTCCACAGAATTTGGCACCAAGATTGTTTTGACTGCCACAGTTCGGACACAAAACTACTTGCTGAGGACTGCCGCCACCCTTAGAGGGCTGCATAGCTTGTCCCAATGCGTTTCCCATGGCAATTCCGATCCCTGCACCAACCCCAGCACCAGCAGCTCCGCCGCCTTCAGGAAGTTCGGAGGTCGTTTCTTTCATGTACTGCATGGTCATTGCTTGTTGTCCCATAGTTGTAGAGAAACGTCTTGCTTCTTCGGGGATTTTAACGCCTTCAAAAACTGTGTCTATGATTTTTAGTCCAATTCGGGCTGCTTCATCTTTGATTATTAAAGAAACTTTGTCTGTTGTTTCGTCCACGTTTTTGACTACATTAAAGATGTCATGATTAGCGAATTCGTCTATTACGCGTTCGTTGATGAATCCTCGAATGTAGTTTTCGATGTCTGTTGAGGTGCTTGCGCCTTTGTTGCCGAAAAATTCGATTACAAACAGTTTGGGGTCTTCGACTTTGTACAGAAGGTAACCATAGTATCCAAGTTCAGCTTGATATTGGATGTTTCCGCTGGGTGCAGAGTATGCTTGTCCGCCGAATTTTCCTTTGAATTGGCTGTTGCTTACGAAAATTACTTCACATTCGAAGATATCTCCGATTATACGAAGAGCTTTCAAAGCTCCAGTTAACAAGGGAATGTTGTTGCTGGTGATTGTGTGGCGTCCTGGACCAAAAACGTCATAGGATTTGCCGTCACGGAAAAAAACAGCCCACTGGTTTTCTTTTACGATTACTTGGCTTCCATACTTTAAAGACAGGTTAGGAAAACGATAAGCGATGTCTTCGTCTCCTGCAAAGTCCCATGCTACTTTTTCTATTATTGGCATTTCTGTTTATTCTCCTATAGTTCTAAAGGTCTGAACTGTTTTTCGCGTTCAGTCCATTTATCCTCAAAGGAAAGTAATAAAGTCTTTACAGTCTTGACTTCTGCGGAAACAACGTCCCAGTTTTCAGCATCAATTTCAGTTTGGGTTTTATCTACAGCAGCTTTTAATGCATCCAGATCACTGCTAAATTCTTTATCAAAATTGAAAACGTGAGCTAACTCGTTTTCTTGAATGTGCCCTTTTCGATCATACAAACCGGCATATCCATAATCTGCGTGTCGAACTTTTTCTGTGACACGGTCTAAAACTTGAACTATTCTTTTGTAATCTCGGCTTTGTGCTTTGCCGGCATCCATGGCTGCAAGATAAAGGTCTTCCCAGGTATGGCGCATGTCACGAAGGTCGATATAGTAAAGGTCACGTAGTTTTTTGTCTAGTTCCCGTAGGTCTTCTTTTGTTCCGTAACCTAGTGTGAAAAAGTTTTGAATCTTGGAAAAAATTCCTTGTTTATCCTTTACTTTGTCGATTGTTTCCCGTTCAGACAAGAATTAAATCCCCAGTTTAATAAAACTAATCCAATTTATCTAAGTTTTGCATAAACATAAACCAAAAATACGAAAAATTATGTGAGCTTGTTTATTCCCCACCGTATCAAAAAGTAGGGAGATTTAATCAAAGAAGCAACATACATGCAATTGATAGAGCAGTTTTTGCAAAAATCCCATTCGCCACAGTTTTCAATTATGTTTTTGACTTTTTGAGAGTTAAAACAAACCTTCAAACTTTCATTATCTTTAATTTCCATCAATGTAAAAAAAGGACAGGGCAAAGCAACAGAACCGTCTGGCTTTAATGCAACAGTAGTTGATGCTGAGTAACAACCAATAACATTGTGGAACCCTCCAAGAGATTGGAAATGGAAATAGTCACTTTCAAAATGGATTTTTTTGTATTTCTTTTTTTCTTCGGCTAATTTTTTCAGAACCACACTGTTTTCTAGTATTTTCAAGTCTTCAGCGCAGGCTTCATCCACAGATTGCCTTGGAACGTTATCCACAGGAGAAAAATGGATAGGCAAATCAAGCGATTTTGCGAACTCAATTGTGTCATCAATGAACTCGAAGGTTTCATTGGTTATGACAGAAAACAAGTCAATTTCAGCGCCCATTTTTTTGGCGTATTTGATGTTGTTTTTAACGGTATCAAAAGCATCAACTCCCCGGGTTCTGTTGAAGATTTCTTTATTGTTTACATCAAAAGATACACCCAAAAAATCGGTATATCGAGAAAGAACATCAACTTTTTTATCTAAAAGCAACCCGTTAGTGACCAAGCCGGTGAATAATCCAAGGTCTTTGTTAGAAAACTTGAGTAACTGGTCAAGGTCGTTTCGTAACAGGGGTTCGCCACCAGTAAAACTAGCAACTAAACAACCCAGGTTCCAGCATTCATACAAGCGTTGTTTAAGTTGGGATGTTGTTGCCTCGGGGGTAGAGAAGTTATTTCTCCAAATGTTGCAAAAAGTGCATTTCATGTTACAGCGATAGGTGCATTCAAAATGAACAAATAATGGACTGACCGAATCGCCATTGAACAAGGCACGGGTACGTGAGCGCAAAAAACTTTTCAAAAGGGGTTTAAGTTTAGCTTGCACAATAAAAAAATTGCAGTTTTCCTTTTTAGATTTTCTGCTAAAAAACAATATTACATTTTTAAAAGAGTAAA
Encoded here:
- a CDS encoding right-handed parallel beta-helix repeat-containing protein, with the translated sequence MRRFKSKVVLLLFLSLCLFFQFKVNAQPNTIVVPDDYQTIAEAVDNAFPGDTVFVRTGNYAGGIALNKPITLKGEDAESTIIVGGTTLEELSPALTFVKNTNSEKTASTKYSFLKSDTATQLDLQQANLKSQLVNFIPPITFGVYINSSDVTVSGFTLMGGTRAILGQGDRLQIKENVSGSCILGGSDIVVANNTRIGLQVSGFHNLIAGNIGSLVLVCSNSTIFDNSLNTFDLENAYSNIIVNNTLSGANMGLWIGSSITSAPKKCSYNLFAGNKIENCGLWGILMGDGSYNVFFGNIVQNTGVGIDHDGYGLALGGNHLVAENNLFLRNIFVNNSKNFGTNWDVEGTNSFDDGNEGNYWDDYLTLYPNASELAESGTGDTPYLLGDTNVDNHPLLNQPTVSDKVTTLPEPWSSLLSNPNAPLISENDLIPAFSSWIVLPLFLGFVFVIVVFKKKNGFGEIK
- a CDS encoding SPFH domain-containing protein, with product MPIIEKVAWDFAGDEDIAYRFPNLSLKYGSQVIVKENQWAVFFRDGKSYDVFGPGRHTITSNNIPLLTGALKALRIIGDIFECEVIFVSNSQFKGKFGGQAYSAPSGNIQYQAELGYYGYLLYKVEDPKLFVIEFFGNKGASTSTDIENYIRGFINERVIDEFANHDIFNVVKNVDETTDKVSLIIKDEAARIGLKIIDTVFEGVKIPEEARRFSTTMGQQAMTMQYMKETTSELPEGGGAAGAGVGAGIGIAMGNALGQAMQPSKGGGSPQQVVLCPNCGSQNNLGAKFCGNCGKSLAPAAKIICPKCGAAMPETMKFCGNCGSPMKPEKIKCPKCKAENLSTNKFCGSCGNKLQ
- a CDS encoding radical SAM protein encodes the protein MRSRTRALFNGDSVSPLFVHFECTYRCNMKCTFCNIWRNNFSTPEATTSQLKQRLYECWNLGCLVASFTGGEPLLRNDLDQLLKFSNKDLGLFTGLVTNGLLLDKKVDVLSRYTDFLGVSFDVNNKEIFNRTRGVDAFDTVKNNIKYAKKMGAEIDLFSVITNETFEFIDDTIEFAKSLDLPIHFSPVDNVPRQSVDEACAEDLKILENSVVLKKLAEEKKKYKKIHFESDYFHFQSLGGFHNVIGCYSASTTVALKPDGSVALPCPFFTLMEIKDNESLKVCFNSQKVKNIIENCGEWDFCKNCSINCMYVASLIKSPYFLIRWGINKLT